Within Sorghum bicolor cultivar BTx623 chromosome 2, Sorghum_bicolor_NCBIv3, whole genome shotgun sequence, the genomic segment ggggtgaactaaacaaggcatagtATGGCAGTGTCTTAATGTCAGAAGTACATGTATTATTTATTTCTAGCATTAACCGGTGTATAGTTAGGTGTAGCTATATCACAAGTTCATGTTTCTATGATCTTGATTTGTATTTGCTTGAATGATGCTACAAATCTCCATAAAAATGAGTAATTTCACAATTGCATTAAATGAAGACAGGGTGGCACCACAAAGTTGCCTCAAAACAGATTCATTTTATCCAAATGCCTGACACATTAGTCAAACAAACAGGCATCTACCTGATTTTTTTCTGTTTGTTAAATGGGGAAGGAACACGCACCATTATTTTCAGTATCAGAAGAATCATCTTCGTCATCTTCAGCTGATGCGAGTCCATTTTCTTCAGGCACGCTCTCTTCTAGTGGCTCCAAGATTGCCGCCACTCGTTTCTTTAAAGGCTTTTTCATGCCTGGAATATTGATTAGATCTGCTGCTCGAACAACACGAGAACTACTTCCTTGTTTGTATGCCTTTGTCAAGGCACTTTTAACAGCAGGTTGAATCCCATCCATGGGACTTGGATGACCCTacattataaaataaaatttattcagATCCACAATGACAGGGAATGAAGACAAaggtaaactatgaaaaacaagTTTACTCAGCTAGCGACACGACCGCATAAATGCTTCCAACATGTTAATTCAAGAAATGCATTTACCTAAAAGTTCTCTAAAATATTTGTTGTATTTCAAAGTCACTATAGTTTTGTATCCAATATCCATAAATCACATGATTGCAGATTTCTAGGATATGTTCCATTACATATTTTATGGTTGACATGACGTTGCGACAATGCAAGCAAATTGCACAGTTGAACACAATAGCTGAAGTGCTGAACAGGCTACTGCCTGGACACACCACTCAAAACAATTATGAATGATAATAGTCATTGACACAATGGACCATGCAAAATTACCAGCCAAATACCTGCCAAAGTGAAAATTCTGAACGCAAACGCAAATGCAAAAATAATCTGTGACCATTCAAGGATGATCAAGTGAAAACAACATTAGACAGAACAACAGCATATTACCAACCTTAAATTTGGATACTTCCACAATCGTGTCAAAGTCTTCCTGGCTTAAAGAGTATGTATCCATAAACTCTACCACCTTTTGAACGGCTTCATCCTGGATGAATTGAAATATAAAATTTCCAGCAGATTGCTCAAATAAAATATTTCTACAAGGGAAATTGTATTTGATATTACTGTATTACAAAATAAGAGCTACAAATGCTAGTTACTGACTAAGCAATTCAGCAACTCCATGTCATGGTAGGTTACTAATCAATTCAGCCACAGAACTTCAGACAAAAGaccaaaaaaaaacagaaaaagaaaaagaaaaagaataatAGCTTCTAAGCTATGCATTTCAGAGTTCAGATGATATGTGGTAGGGTGCTTGGAGCCTTAGACGACTGCAGAAGTTGGCATAGAACACTACTTCTACAGTCTTAATTTCTTATGTCTGCAGTTCTGTCATCTGTGGGAATTCTTGAAGCAAAAGTTAATTTCATCATTCATCAGTTGGCATCTCTATTTTCAAGACTACTGGAAAACAGCAAAGTTTGGGGCCAATTCCAAACACCTAATAAAGAACTGGCGATTACTATCATCATGAGACCAACAATGATCAATAAATGGAAACATGGAGTTCATTCATGAGTAAAAGATGGAAAAATAACCTTTGGCATTTTTTTCAGTGGATCAGTCAGCTCTCTCAAGATAAGAGTAAGATAATCCAACCTCAATGCCTCCCTGCATTTCTCAAGAATTATAAAACTTATGACCCACAATAAACAATCACTTAAGCCTGGACATCATTCAACTATTCAAAGTTGTAACAAcaggagaaagaaaaaaaaaatacatgcaCAAAATTTGTCAGTTCTAACACACCAAAAGTACACAAACCAATGGCTTATTTCTTCAGTTCTTATAGTTCagaatagaaaaatattttatcttcAAGATCTGAACGAGGCATGTTAACTAATGAATTGGTTGCTAGCAACTTAAGAGTTGGAAGCTGGGTTTAATGGGTAGCAAGCAACTAAAAATTAGCTATCAATTCTGATCTCTGTAATGGGTACCCATTTACAAGCCAATTATATCAGAAAAGGAGCACCATACATCGAGCAATTTAGATTTGGTTACTAGCTGAACAAAATTCCATGAAAAAAATCAGAGCATAAATATTGTTCTGGCATAGCGATATAGCACAAGTAAAAGGTACCACCAAGGACCTTATCATACATACTGCTGAATATTGAGGTAGTATTTTTGACTATAATAGATCTCTCATGGAATGTAAGTCATATATTTCCCAAAGAAAAAATACATTAAAAACAATATTTAAAACCAGAAAAGATAGCTGAGGCTTTCCGCAAAAAAGTACATAATAAATGCAGATTCAGGACATGGCCAGGTAAGAAAACAGGTAGCTTTGCTATACAATACCAGCCCAATAATGTCAGATATGTGACAATAAAAGCACAAGCCACCTCAAGGATATGTGAAAGCAACTACCTGTCCAAGTTTGCTTGCTGGGAGGCAAGAATATGACTGTGAACATCTTCCAGTAGCCTTCTGTTTTTGTTAGTAGTCGAGTATTTACCCAACCATCCACCAAACCTATTAAAGTTCCGCTCACCCTGAAATGTATTTGTTACCCAAATTAATTTAGCCAGTAAGCAAAAGTAAAATATACTAAATATAGTGCCAGTTAGGGTTTGATCATTACTGCTTCAAGGACTTCTCTGTTCCCATGCATCCAAGCGGCACTGTAAAATGTGTAAGCTTAGAAAACCAGGTTGGCAAATTCAAAATAAAGTAATACCAGTGTCAACATATAATAAACTATGACCCTGATCAATACTTACGGTACTATAGATGAAGCAAAACAAGCAGCTTGCGACAACTGCCACTGTCGATATCTTCTTATTTGTACATTAACAAGATCACCGTCCGCTATAGATTCAGCAGCCCGGGCTagagcattcattcttttaacTCCACTTTCATCCTTCCCGAGGGTGTTAGGCCGATAATTGATATAATTTTCCTACAATGGGGCACATTTTTAACTGTGGATTTTACAGGAACTTTGATTTCCAAGACATCAGTGATCAGGAGCAGGAAAAAAGAGAGAATGTGTTGATCCATGTATATCATGTAACGGTGAACTCaaacaaatactccctccattccaaattgtaagacgttttggcttttctaaaaACACAGGTACATAGTAAAATCAATGCATCTTGAAAAGCCaagacatcttataatttggaatggatggaGTAGAATTCAACAATACTGGACTACAGTCACAGCAATACAAAAGGTAATAGCAAAAGAAGTCCAAAAGGACAAATGTTAAAGCAATTATGATATACTTTCATTTggcaaatataaatatatagcaACAAAAAGATGAAATTCCCTTCAGAATTCGCAAAAGACACCATTTAATTCTTATACATGCGAGCATCCCAGCTTTCAAGTAAGCTGTGACACACACTACAGTTAGTATAAAAACTGAATAGCTTGTGCACAGTATATTGGAAAGAAATTTGTAGTAGTCACAACTCAATAGAGAAACATTGAAGAAATAACATTTATAGAAAGGATTGTCATCAGTATTCCAAACCTGGATGATCAAGGGAACTAAATCAGGATCGCTCATGCCAAAATCAATTCTCTCATCCATCCTTAACCTCCCACCATTGAAACCAAAAAGTCTGAAAGTTCAATAAATAACCATGAATAATATAAAGACTGTAGGCATAAATGATGATATTTGACATTGAAGAAATACTAAAGAAAGGGATATACTTGTCAACAGCAGTAAAAGGAGAAATATCTTCATCCTTTGAACTGCTATTAAGCCGCTCCCTTATATCATCATATTTGACCACTGATTGGGAGAGGCTCATATACTGCAAATGATTGAGTGCCATGCGAATATCACCGTGCACTCTTTCAGCAAGCTCTTCCATTGCATTCTAGCATAACAGGGAAAAAAACATATTAGTAACAGAACATGGAAAGTCTACATAACAGAGAATCAGAAAGACAAGAATGCTAGAAGACTATATAGAAATACAAGAGACTACAAGCACTAATTTTATTTTGTTACTGATCTGTTTCTGCTAATTTATATCTCACAGTTTTCATGTAAGTTTAGAAGCACTGGAGTCTGGGAAAGATACAGGACATACCTCTTGAGCTTGAATACCTTCCTTTTTGGCAATTTCCATCAATCTTTTACCCATCTGTCAAGTAAAGAACTTAGAACTGATAAAAGAAAAGGAACATCCACATCACAGGTAGAAAATTAACAGTTCTCTCTTATTAGCAATCATGCAACTGTATACATCATGTAAGATGAGAAGAATTGCAACAAAAAGAGCATTGTAGTTGGTAGTTTCTATGCAACATGTGACAGCCAATGGTCAGGGTTTTTTTTATCAACTAGGTACAAGTGTAGGCAAACTGCGATGTTCAGAAGTTCAGAGTCCACAGTAAGTAGCATCACAAGCCTAGTTTACAAACAGTCCATTTTAGACCCAGAAACACATCAAATACAGACCCATTTCCTACATAACATGAATACCACCAGGCTAAATACATTGTGCATGCCTAGATACAACAAAAGTAAGGAATGTGGTGCTGGATTCTTGTAATTCAAGGGAACAGTAGTAATTCTGAAGGTCATTGCCTCACTGGAACTGAACATGGCAAGAAATAACCTGTTGTTTCGTTGGTTTTCTGAAGTTGAGCATCAGGCAGTAATTAACAAGACTCTTCAATTTCTGGCTATAACGGTCATTACAAATGCAGATAATAGGGATCTTGGATATCTTGATGCTAGCAATAAGATCAGCAACACCACCTCTATCTCCAGCAGACATACCGTCAACTTCATCCATGATTAGTACAGCTTTGGGATGTTTTGACCTGTGAAATTGTTGCCCacttaatatataataataaatcaATACAAAGTCAAAAAAGTTCATGACTCATGCTGCAACACCAACCGGTTGTCACCATAATTCAGAGTCGCGTTGCTGATAAGCTCTTTGATAGAATTTGATGTACTCCCCCCAACACCCTTCTCAATCTTGGAGTCTGCCTTACCACGGCTATCACTCGCATTTACCTATCCCAAAAAATATTGTTTGAATTCAGGCCTGCCAAGTAAAATGAGGAATAAATAGtgcaaagacaaaaaaaaataccTCAATGGCCTGCAATCCAAGCATCTGACTAACAACTTTAGCAGTTGTGGTCTTACCAATACCAGGAGGTCCACTCAGCAACACAGCCTTTTTGGCTGCACTGTCAGCTTGTTTCTTTCCCTTACCCTTTTGGCCAGAATGAAGAAATAGTGCATCCCAACTTTTCAACCAATCATGAAGTTGTTTGACCTATATACGACGAAGTTCATAATGAAGTATCGCTACGTATATGAATTAACTAACATAACCAAAAGGAGAACTACTCACCATTGATTGATTGCCAACTATGTCATTTGGAACTTTTGGACGATATTTTTCTGTCCATTGCATAGAACCACGGTCAACATTCTTGGGCTTTTGTTTGTCAGCGGAGGCACTTGCAGCATTACTATTTGAAGCAATACTTTTGCCCACAGCACTTGCTTCGGCTGAAGAAAATCAAGCATAACATATTAACATGAGTTTGTACATAATGTAAAGCCGTAAAGGTACATCTTCACAGATTTAAGCCAATTCCTAAACCCGCCTCTCCCTCTGGCTAAACAGCCTGCTGTAAAGTTTTCTAGTTTTGCCCTTGGTGGGTTTGTTGTACAGCTTTGCTGACTTTTCTACATTTTAATATTTAATATATTTTCTACCACAGTAGGGGTTTCCCCTACTGCACTCCCCTAAAAAAACATATTAACATGAGAAATGCAAAAtcagaaaaggaaaaaagtgaCAGTGAGTTCATTCTCCAGAGGATGCAAGCATAACAACAGGATCAAGTTAATATCCACAGATAAAGTTGTTACAAGACACAATGAACAGGAAAGTCATGTCTCAGATAATCAGATCCAAGCAACTATGAGCATGACAAAAGTATGTATTAGGTTATGCTAAGCAAGATCCCACGACATGCTATCTGATTATAGAATCACTAGAAGTTAGGAGTTCCAGTCTACCTCGTTTTTCAACTTTAGCTGGAGAGCTCTTTGTCTGTGATTTCTGAAGCTTTTCAAAGCTGTTGTTGCTTTGTTGTTTGTCTACAGGAGCTTTTGCAGGTTTTGATTTTCGGATCAAATCAAATAAACCATCTTCAGTCAAGAATGGGACACTGCAAATAAGTGTAAGCacgtataaaaataacaaaataaaatgaatgtgcaacatattgtTTCATGAAAAATAGTAAGTAATAAGTAATACCCCAGATCTTTTGCTTTGTTAGATTTAACTCCACCAAGGTCTTCGTCAGCCAGTAAGTAGCTCTGTGAACAAACACTCTCAGcaaattattaaatatataaaGGGAAACAATAGTCACATAAAAAGGTGCCCTACTAATATACATACCGTCTTTTTACTAATAGAGCCAGTCACACGGCCACCATAACGCTTAATTAGATCAGCTGCTTCCTCACGTTCAAGACTGCACATAGAAACAAACTTAAGATGATTCCTAACTCACCGGTCATTGCATGATATAATTAAACATATACTACATACTGAATATtatcaacaacaacaaagaCTTAGTCCCAGGCAAGTTAGGGAATGCTAGAGCTGAAACCCAACATAAGCCACCACAAAAGGTgaaaagtaaaagaaaaaaattatacaTAAAAATTGAAGCACCTGTCAAGGGTACCACTTATGACAAATGTCAGACCAGATAAACAAAAATTATACGTAAAAATTGAAGCACCTGTCAAGGGTACCACTTATGACAAATGTCAGACCAGATAAACAATCAGGGGCACCCTCTGGGACCTCCTACAAATCATAGAAGATGAAATAGACAGTTCAGCAATGAGCTTTTAAATTTTTCAAAACATTGACATTAACAATGATACTAGCAGGTACCTTTTCTCCTTTGTGAGGAGGATCTTTCCTCTCTCCAAAATTCATAAAACCTCTCCCACCTCCTCCTCTACCTCTGCCCCCAGGAGcagctcctgctcctcctcttcctccccttccccttcctcttCCAGCTCCTTTTGAGGGGGTCTTGGCATCTTCATCCATCCTGTCCTCATCCTCAGCATCATCAACTTGAGCATTAGATTCAACTTTAGCCTTTTTTGAAGGCGGTGGCTTCACTGGAGTTTTCTTCTTCGGAGGTGCCACAAAgtcgtcatcgtcatcttcTTCATCCTTAGATATTTTCTTTGCCGGCAAAggcttgttgtcctccttgagtTCATTGTTGCATTTCTGAAGTTTTCTTTTAGCCGCGCTCTTGTCAGCACTGTTTCCCGCAGAGGCGTCTGCCATTTCAACATCTGAGTCCTTTTCTGCTTTTGACCCAAAGTACTTACTTGTCTTCCTTCTAGCAGGAGGATCATGATCACAGGACGCCTAATTGACCGAAGATGCGGAATTAATAATGTCAGAAACTTGGGCAGCACCAAATATTGAAGAAttatgaaaacaaaaaaatatagaagAACTGCTGTTAGCTTCGACCAAACAAAACAACCATGATGATGCTACAACACAATGAACGTTTGTGGATAAATAACTCATTTGTTACAATATTATACATGAAATGCTGAAGGAAACTCAAAAGCCTAGTCAATAATCTAATCTAACTAGTAACTAGTAGGTCAAAACTAAATCTAAGGCAACGGCAAAGACTGTAAACATCAAGAACATCATCATTTAACATTGGTTTGGACAAAATAGGGTGACAGCCTTAATAAGCACAATAACTactattgagttgcatgcaccgaccaattcaatccaaaagcttaagctgatgggaagaggtgggcaattcacttatattccaacactccctctcacgtggaggctccctcaggcctcagacgtggaataggagcgagcagcaattattttattttaattgcactaagagcatctccaagagacttgGTATTCTTGCTTTGTATGCTATATTTagaattttttagaaaaaattgaACTCCAAGagatgtgctatttggttttctaTAATAGCAAGTGAGCTATTCCTGAAATCTCGCTAGCCATAAAAAGCAAGCCAGCCCCGCTTGCTATCCTCCGAAAATCGTTCGCCACGATGGTTGTGCCCGCGCTCATGTTCCTTCCCGCGCGCGCTGAACTCTCCCATCGTGGGGATCCAGGCTCAACCCACTCCATTTGACGTTCCGCAAGCTTTTTCGTCGCCTCTTCCCCTCCCCACGCCCCTACCGCCGCCCTACCACCGAAGCTGCAAAATCGCCGCCGTCCGAATCGTCCTTTCCCTATTTGCCGCGATGTCGCAGCGTCCTCATGGACAGGCTCTGCCGTCCGAGCGGGGAGATCCTGACTACGCCGCCCTATTATTCCAACAGCAGGCAGATGGGAGGAGCAGACACATGGGAGTAGCATCAGACGGATGGGAGCAACAGTTTGGATGGGAGCAGCAGGCAAATGGAGATCCCAACTGCAGCAGGACTCAGTGATGCTGCCGTGGTTAGAGATAGCCAACCTCTTGTGGAACTCTTCTTTTTTAA encodes:
- the LOC8054977 gene encoding replication factor C subunit 1; this encodes MSSDIRKWFMKAHGKNAAPSGAAATKPSGAAAAEKKKPVLSIPEKKSAPPALASCDHDPPARRKTSKYFGSKAEKDSDVEMADASAGNSADKSAAKRKLQKCNNELKEDNKPLPAKKISKDEEDDDDDFVAPPKKKTPVKPPPSKKAKVESNAQVDDAEDEDRMDEDAKTPSKGAGRGRGRGGRGGAGAAPGGRGRGGGGRGFMNFGERKDPPHKGEKEVPEGAPDCLSGLTFVISGTLDSLEREEAADLIKRYGGRVTGSISKKTSYLLADEDLGGVKSNKAKDLGVPFLTEDGLFDLIRKSKPAKAPVDKQQSNNSFEKLQKSQTKSSPAKVEKRAEASAVGKSIASNSNAASASADKQKPKNVDRGSMQWTEKYRPKVPNDIVGNQSMVKQLHDWLKSWDALFLHSGQKGKGKKQADSAAKKAVLLSGPPGIGKTTTAKVVSQMLGLQAIEVNASDSRGKADSKIEKGVGGSTSNSIKELISNATLNYGDNRSKHPKAVLIMDEVDGMSAGDRGGVADLIASIKISKIPIICICNDRYSQKLKSLVNYCLMLNFRKPTKQQMGKRLMEIAKKEGIQAQENAMEELAERVHGDIRMALNHLQYMSLSQSVVKYDDIRERLNSSSKDEDISPFTAVDKLFGFNGGRLRMDERIDFGMSDPDLVPLIIQENYINYRPNTLGKDESGVKRMNALARAAESIADGDLVNVQIRRYRQWQLSQAACFASSIVPAAWMHGNREVLEAGERNFNRFGGWLGKYSTTNKNRRLLEDVHSHILASQQANLDREALRLDYLTLILRELTDPLKKMPKDEAVQKVVEFMDTYSLSQEDFDTIVEVSKFKGHPSPMDGIQPAVKSALTKAYKQGSSSRVVRAADLINIPGMKKPLKKRVAAILEPLEESVPEENGLASAEDDEDDSSDTENNDELVPADSTPKLDLQSDKKKGIQVQLDLKSNGNGSSGKKAPAARSRATGSSGKAAAGGSAGKRKR